Within the Pseudomonas chlororaphis subsp. aurantiaca genome, the region TGCGATGAGCATTTCTTTGAAGAGGATGAGTGTTTGATCCTCGCCCCCCACCAATAAGAGAAGGTCTGATCACTCGACAACAAGGGTGACAGGCGAGAGGTAAAGACTGTGGAAGCACATCTGTTGGAATGGCTCAACCTGAGCGTGCGTTGGGTTCACATGATCACTGGCGTGGCCTGGATCGGCGCGTCGTTCTACTTCGTCTGGCTGGAAAACAACCTCAATCGCGTCAACCCCAAGGACGGCCTGTCGGGCGACCTCTGGGCAATCCACGGTGGCGGCATCTATCACCTGGAAAAATACAAGCTGGCCCCACCGTCCATGCCGGAGAACCTGCACTGGTTCAAGTGGGAAGCCTACTTCACCTGGATGTCGGGGATCGCCCTGCTGTGCCTGGTGTTCTACTACAATCCGATGCTCTACCTGGTAGCGCCCGGCAGCGGCCTGACCGGCCCTGAAGGCGTGGCCATCGGCATCGGCTCGCTGATCGCCGGCTGGTTCGTCTACGACTTCCTCTGCGACTCGCCCCTGGGCAAGAAACCCGCCCTGCTCGGCTTCATCCTGTTCGTGCTGTTGATCGCCGCGGCCTATGGCTTCAGCAAGGTGTTCAGCGGTCGCGGCGCCTACCTGCACGTCGGCGCCATCATCGGCACCATCATGGTCGGCAACGTGTTCCGCATCATCATGCCGGCCCAGCGCGCGCTGGTGGCCGCCATCGCGGAAAACCGCACGCCGGACCCGACCCTGCCGGCCAAGGGCCTGCTGCGTTCGCGCCACAACAACTACTTCACCCTGCCCGTGCTGTTCATCATGATCAGCAACCACTTCCCGAGCACCTACGGCAGCCAGTACAACTGGTTGATCCTGGCCGGGATCGCGGTGCTGGCAGTGCTGGTGCGTCACTACTTCAACACCCGCCACGACAGCCACAAGTTCGCCTGGACCCTGCCGGTCGCGGCCCTGGGCATGATCTGCCTGGCCTACGTCACCGGCCCCGTGCAAATGGCCAAGGGGCCGGAAGTGGCCAAGGCGCCGGCGAAGATCGAGTACCAGCCGCTGCCGGAAACCGCCATCGGCGGCGGCGCCAAGCCTGAATCCGCCGCGGCTCCGGCAGCCCCGGCGGCTCCCGAAGTTGCTCCGACGCAAGCGTCCACGGCAACCCAGGGCCCGACCTTCGACAAGGTGCATAACGTGATCCAGGAACGTTGCACCGTCTGCCACTCGGCCAAGCCCACCAGCCCGCTGTTCAGTGCCGCGCCGGCCGGCGTGATGTTCGACACCCCGGAGCAGATCAAGCTCCAGGCCCCACGGATCCAGGCCCAGGCCGTTGCCAGCCAGATCATGCCACTGGGCAACATCACCCAGATGACCCAGCAGGAACGTGACCTGATCGGCGCCTGGATCAACCAGGGGGCGCGCACCAACTAGTACTGCGGTGTCTTGACGACCGCTATCGCGGGCAAGCCTCGCTCCTACAGCATGTGTGTTGCTTCTGTAGGAGCGAAGCTTGCCCGCGATCAACCGCCACGCGGTTGGCCTGCTGCAAAAAGCTGTTCGCAACCACACAGCTTTCTAATCACAAGAATAAAAAAATCCGAGGTGTTGCATGTCCGCGTTAAACGAACCGCGCATCCCCGACGCACCCGCCATTGCGCGACTGCCCCTTTTGCAACTGATCCTGGTCGGGTTGCAGCATGTCCTGCTGATGTACGGAGGTGCCATCGCGGTGCCGCTGATCATCGGACAGGCCGCGGGTCTGAACCGTGAAGAAATCGCCTTCCTGATCAATGCCGACCTGCTGGTCGCCGGCATCGCGACCATCGTGCAATCCCTCGGCATCGGCCCCATGGGCATCCGCATGCCGGTGATGATGGGGGCCAGCTTTGCCGCGGTGGGCAGCATGGTAGCCATGGCCGGCATGCCCGGCATCGGCCTGCAGGGGATCTTTGGCGCGACCATCGCCGCCGGTTTCTTCGGCATGCTCATCGCGCCCTTCATGTCCAAGGTGGTGCGCTTCTTCCCGCCCCTGGTCACCGGCACCGTCATCACCTCCATCGGCCTGTCGCTGTTCCCGGTCGCGGTGAACTGGGCGGGCGGCGGCAGCCACAATGCCGAATTCGGTTCCCCCATCTACCTGGCCATCGCCGCGCTGGTACTGGGCACCATCCTGCTGGTGCACCGTTTCATGCGCGGTTTCTGGGTGAATATTTCCGTGTTGATCGGCATGGGCCTGGGCTACGTGCTCTGCGGCCTGATCGGCATGGTCGACCTCAGCGGCATGGCCCAGGCACCCTGGTTGCAGGTGGTCACTCCGCTGCATTTCGGCATGCCGCAGTTCCATCTGGCGCCGATCCTTTCGATGTGCCTGGTGGTGGTGATCATCTTTGTCGAATCCACCGGGATGTTCCTGGCACTGGGGAAAATCACCGGCCAGGAAGTCACCCCGCGCATGCTGCGTCGCGGCCTGCTGTGTGATGCCGGCGCCTCGTTTTTTGCCGGTTTCCTCAACACTTTCACCCACTCCTCGTTCGCCCAGAACATCGGCCTGGTGCAGATGACCGGCGTGCGTTGCCGCTCGGTGACCATAGTCGCCGGCGGCCTGCTGATCGTGCTGAGCCTGCTGCCCAAGGCGGCTTTCCTGGTGGCCTCGATTCCACCGGCGGTATTGGGTGGCGCGGCCATCGCCATGTTCGGCATGGTGGCGGCGACCGGAATCAAGATCCTCCAGGAAACCGACATCGCCGACCGCCGCAATCAACTGCTGGTGGCGGTGAGCATCGGCATGGGCCTGATTCCGGTGGTCCGCCCGGAGTTCTTCGCTCACCTGCCCCTATGGATGAGCCCCATCACCCACAGCGGAATCGCCATGGCGACCCTCAGTGCACTGGCCCTGAACCTGCTGTTCAACATCCTGGGCGGCACCGAACGGGCCGCCAGCAACGCCCGACACGCCCACCAGCATTGAAGCCTGAACGAGGCGGCCTGGCGGTCGCCCCTGCTTGACCGTCGATACCCAAAATACACGCACGACAGGCAGACCCGGCACCGCGCCCGGTCGCAGTCGGCGGCTGCCTGCGCCTTGACAATAAAAACAAACAGGGAGCAACACGATGAGACATGCACACGCACACCTGCTGCTCAGCGGCGCACTGCTGGCGACGACCCAGGCCATGGCCAGCGACCTGCTACTGTGGCAGACCAACAGCCTGACGTACCTGTACGGCAAAAACTTCGCGATCAACCCGTCGATCCAGCAGACGGTGACCTTCGAGCACGCCGACCGATGGAAGTACGGCGACACCTTCCTGTTCGTCGACAAGATTTTCTATAACGGCCAGGAAGACCGTAACAAAGGCCGTCACGCCTTTTACGGCGAGTTCAGCCCCAGGCTGTCGTTCGGCAAGATCCTCGACCGCTCATTGGCCTTCGGCCCGGTCAAGGATGTGTTGCTGGCCATGACCTACGAATATGGCGAAGGCGACAGCGAGGCCTACCTGATCGGCCCCGGTTTCGACCTCGCCGTCCCGGGCTTCAACTATTTCACCCTGAACTTCTACCGCCGCCAGACCGAAGGCCCGCGCCCCGGCGACGGTGTCTGGCAGATCACCCCCTCCTGGTCCTACAGCATTGCGCTGGGTCGCTCGAACCTGTTGATCGACGGCTACCTGGACTGGGTGGTGGACAACGACCAGAACGACCGCGGCACCTACCACGCCAACCTGCATATCAACCCGCAGATCAAATACGACCTGGGCAAGGCCCTGCGCCTGGGCGAGAGGCAACTGTATGTCGGCCTCGAATACAGCTACTGGAAGGACAAGTACGGCATCCAGAACAGCCCGAACCTGGACACCAACCAGAACACCGCCAGCCTGCTGGTGAAGGTGCATTTCTAGGATGGCTGGCAAACGTGCTCCAAAGTTGTTTCAAGTGCGCTATTGCAGAGCACTTGAGCAAGGCCGTGGGAGTCAGTATTCTCCGCGGCCGCCTGAATCCGGTGAAAAAAAAAGCCCGGATTTAAAGCCTGACCAGAAAGCCAACTTATCCCGGCCTCTGGAAAGTACCAAGGCGTACCGATTTAGAACCGAATTCACTCTCGATCGACTGTATTGGTACAGCCGTAAGGGAGTTTTTGCGTTTTTTTTTCGCCTTGGCTCAGCTCTTGCTACCAGCAACAAAGCTGACCGATCGGATGATTTTTCAGCCACTGAAAGGTGCCACACCAGAGCACCGGCTTTTAAAGAAAAACGTGGAACCACTTACTTTTTGGGAGCAACCGAATGAACCGCATCTGTAAAGGCCTGATGCTTGCCGGATCCTTGCTGGCTGGGGCCCAGGCCACCGCCGGCGACCTGCTGCAATGGCAGAACAACAGCCTGACCTACCTCTACGGCAAAGACTTCGCGATCAATCCAGAGATCCAACAGACCGTTACGTTCGA harbors:
- a CDS encoding nucleobase:cation symporter-2 family protein, giving the protein MSALNEPRIPDAPAIARLPLLQLILVGLQHVLLMYGGAIAVPLIIGQAAGLNREEIAFLINADLLVAGIATIVQSLGIGPMGIRMPVMMGASFAAVGSMVAMAGMPGIGLQGIFGATIAAGFFGMLIAPFMSKVVRFFPPLVTGTVITSIGLSLFPVAVNWAGGGSHNAEFGSPIYLAIAALVLGTILLVHRFMRGFWVNISVLIGMGLGYVLCGLIGMVDLSGMAQAPWLQVVTPLHFGMPQFHLAPILSMCLVVVIIFVESTGMFLALGKITGQEVTPRMLRRGLLCDAGASFFAGFLNTFTHSSFAQNIGLVQMTGVRCRSVTIVAGGLLIVLSLLPKAAFLVASIPPAVLGGAAIAMFGMVAATGIKILQETDIADRRNQLLVAVSIGMGLIPVVRPEFFAHLPLWMSPITHSGIAMATLSALALNLLFNILGGTERAASNARHAHQH
- a CDS encoding urate hydroxylase PuuD, translating into MEAHLLEWLNLSVRWVHMITGVAWIGASFYFVWLENNLNRVNPKDGLSGDLWAIHGGGIYHLEKYKLAPPSMPENLHWFKWEAYFTWMSGIALLCLVFYYNPMLYLVAPGSGLTGPEGVAIGIGSLIAGWFVYDFLCDSPLGKKPALLGFILFVLLIAAAYGFSKVFSGRGAYLHVGAIIGTIMVGNVFRIIMPAQRALVAAIAENRTPDPTLPAKGLLRSRHNNYFTLPVLFIMISNHFPSTYGSQYNWLILAGIAVLAVLVRHYFNTRHDSHKFAWTLPVAALGMICLAYVTGPVQMAKGPEVAKAPAKIEYQPLPETAIGGGAKPESAAAPAAPAAPEVAPTQASTATQGPTFDKVHNVIQERCTVCHSAKPTSPLFSAAPAGVMFDTPEQIKLQAPRIQAQAVASQIMPLGNITQMTQQERDLIGAWINQGARTN
- a CDS encoding outer membrane protein OmpK, coding for MRHAHAHLLLSGALLATTQAMASDLLLWQTNSLTYLYGKNFAINPSIQQTVTFEHADRWKYGDTFLFVDKIFYNGQEDRNKGRHAFYGEFSPRLSFGKILDRSLAFGPVKDVLLAMTYEYGEGDSEAYLIGPGFDLAVPGFNYFTLNFYRRQTEGPRPGDGVWQITPSWSYSIALGRSNLLIDGYLDWVVDNDQNDRGTYHANLHINPQIKYDLGKALRLGERQLYVGLEYSYWKDKYGIQNSPNLDTNQNTASLLVKVHF